TCAAACCACTTGGAATGACCAGATCAGGATCTCATCCGGAGACTCTCTATCTTGACGATAACCATTATTCCGGCCACGGAGGGGCACCGGGAGATGTTCAGATCATTCCGCTTGAGAATGCATCACTCCCTGCTGCCGGCCAGGTTGTCTCAACCGGAAGGGACATGACACAGTTTCTGCGGTTGATGCTGAACAATGGAACAATTGACGGTAAACAGATTCTCACGCCAAAGACTGTTACCGATATCCATGCAGCAAGCCTTGTCGCCGGACGAAGCGGACCGCTGAGAGATCCAAACGGTGCTGTCGGTCTTGGATGTGACTCGTATTACTTCCTTGGAGATCGCATCATTGAGAAGAACGGAGCTCTTGATGGTGTTCGCTCCATTGTAATCCTCATTCCCGAAAAGAAGAGCGGGCTTGTAGTTATCGCCAACAAGCAGCTCACTGCATTCCCGGAGGCAGTACGAGATGAATTCCTTGAACGATATATCGGGAAAAGTGGAGTAGACCTCCAGGCACAGGAAAAAGCATCACAGGCAGGATGGAACTCTCTCATTAAAAACCCCGACCGGCCATTTAATCCAGAACCAGCGAAAATAAGCCCATCTGCCATTGCAGGAACATACACGAGCGATATGTATGGCAGCATGCTGATTGAAGAAGGACCGAATGCAGAAAATATGACCCTCGGACTCGGTCCTAACGGGTATGAAGGGAACCTGACACACTGGACCAACAACACATGGTATCTCTCGTTCCCGAACCCCGACGATCTGGTTGGATACCTCACCTTCACAGCGACTCCTACCGGTTCAGTTGAGGGAATAGTATCAGATGAGTTTGGTTCCTTCACCCGGGCCTGATCAGATCAACCGAATAAGAAATAAAAACGAAAATTGAGCCAGAAACAGGAAGTGACAGATGGATGAAAGGCTTTCAATATCCAGCGACCGATCTTTCGCCACGAGTAAGGCTGTCGGAAAACAGACACCATCTGTCAGTTCATGCATCTGATCTTTTTTCTCAACTATGATAACCTCCAGTCCAATCATTTTGAGATGGTTCCTGACAACCAGGGATCAAGGATAAAGTTCGGTAATACTTTTTCGTGCCAGGATGGTTTCAGGGCCGCTGGGTATCATCCGATGAACCGGTATGTTCCAGAGATTCTGAAGAGTACTTGCTGAAATTCCTGCCATGCAGGATATTACAATCGTTGATGGGCACCCTGAATTCTGGATAGCGAGAAAAGTGACTGTGGCCGGATTGTGACTAATGTCTAGAAGGAGTTGAGACAGGAGAGCCGGTAAATTCGCCCTCCATTTTATTCAGGTTACCTTTTTTTTACGGTATATGAGAAAATATCTCACTAATACCTATTGAGCAAAAATATACCTGGTTTTACTCTCGTCATACCGCCCATCCATGGTTCTGACAATAAGAGACACAGGGAATTGGCCTGATATAGTATATGTATGAACAGGATTCTGTTTTACTGAATTTGATCCATCTCCAAAGTTCCAGTACCATGAATCAGGAGAACCTGTAGATTTGTCTGTGAACTGAATGGTAATTGGTGTAGATCCAGAAGCCTTGTCCACCATGAAGTCAGCAGCAAGGGTTTGTGATTGCCGGGTAAAATCTGCCTGAATAGTATGATCTGATCTAACTTTCATGAACGTATGTGAAGAAGCTTTCCCGATACTAATGCCATCTACCTGAACGTTGTTTATAGTATATCCTGAATCAGGAGTGATGTTGAAGGATTGATCAGCACCATCAGGCACAGAAATATTTCCGGATGGAGTAATACTCCCGTGATCTGATGCAGTAGCGGTTATGATGTGGGCTAACGGCGGTGCTACTGCAATGTAGTTATCCTTCTTCATGATATCTGATCCATGTGGACCAGATAAACTCAACGTTACCGAATAGGTACCTGGATTTCTGTATGTATGAGTTGGGTTTTTATCCCGTGAAAGGGAGCTTTTATCGCCAAAATCCCACCGATACTCTGTGCGATTATTCACACCCACACTTTGATCAGTAAAGGATACATCAAGCGGAACAGGACCAGAGAGAGGAACTGCTGAAAATTGAGCCTTCATCGAAGGAGTTTTGTTTGTTACAGTAATCGTCGCTGGAGCAGTGGAATTGTATATTTTCCTGTTTTTATCTTCTATCTGCAGGGATGCTGAATAAGTGCCTGGCTCAGAGTATCTGTGCTCTGCCATTTTTTCTTTTGATTTGTATGGGGTTGAACCATCACCAAAATTCCAGATCCGGACGAACATCTCACCTGGAGTGGAAGGATCCAATTCAGATTTATCCATGAAATGAACCAATAAAGGAGCAGTTCCATTCAGGGGTGAAACACCAAATTTTACCACCGGGTCTCTGGATGGCAGGGCATGAATATATGCAGGTTCTGTCTTTGTTGAATTGATCCTGTTGCTGTCTGTAACAGTGAGTGAAACAGGATAGACGCCGGGTACTGCATAGGTGTGAACCGGATTCTTCTCTTTCGACAAAGAACTCCCGTCACCAAAGTCCCATACATAATTCGTGATAGAAACAGGACTTTTGCTTGTGTCTGTGAATGAAACATTCAATGGTACAGGCCCATCCCGGGGTGCTGCAGTAAATGACGGAGTAAATGAAGAAGAGCCATTTGCAATTGTTATCACTACAGAAGACGGGGAATTATATTTTGCACCGACTTGATCCTGCATCTGCAGGGATACAGTATAGTTACCGGGTGTTGAATACACATGCTGGATATTACGAAGGTTTGTTCCATTTGATGTTGAATTATCACCAAAATCCCAGATGTATGTGTACATCTCATAAGGTACTGAAGGATCAAGTTCTGATTGATCAATGAAGTAGATCACATCTGATGGGGTTCCACTCTGGGGAACTGCAGTAAACTGGACAGATGGATACCGGGATGGCTGGGCATGAATATATGCAGATTTTGTTGTAATTGCATTTGCACCGTCAGCATTCGCAATTGTCAGGCTCACATTATATTTTCCAGCACCCTGGTAGGTATGAACAGGATTCTGCTCTGTCGAATTTTCGCTCCCGTCACCAAAGTTCCAGGCATAACTGGCTATTGAAACCGGACTAACACTCTGATCGATAAAGGAAACACTCAGAGGGACCGGACCACTTGGAGGTACTGCTGCAAACAAGGCAGAAAACGCAGACTGGTTACTGATGGTTATCGTTACAGGAGTGGACGAATCATACAATTTTCCAGTTTGATCCTGTATCTGCAAGGATGCTGAATAACTGCCAGATGATGTATATGCATGGCAGGTATTGTGAGTGTTTGAAGAATCTGTTGTTCCATCGCCAAAATCCCAGATATAGGTGTACATCTCAGCAGGAACTGAAGGATCAAGTTCTGATTGATCAATGAACGATATTATCTGGGAGATACTGCCATTTTCCGGTGTGGCAGTAAATTTTACTACCGGATATTGCGAAGGCAGAACATGAATGAATGCTGGTTCTACCTTAGTGTTATTCTCACCGATATCATTTGTCACCGTCAGAGAGACATTGTACCTACCCCTGCTCACATAGGTGTGATTGGAATTCCGGTCACTTGAATTATTGCTTCCGTCACCAAAATTCCATGAATAATTCGTAATTGTAGCATTCGTTGAACTCTGATCAATAAATGATACAGTTAGAGGTTCGGACCCGGACATCGGAACTCCGGTAAAGGCAGCATTTATTTCAGCTGCAACTGTCCCAGACAGGAGAATGAAAACCAGGAGAGACCAAATCGTGTTCCGGTACAGAACCCGAAGAGCCCCTCCTTT
The Methanospirillum lacunae genome window above contains:
- a CDS encoding serine hydrolase domain-containing protein; this encodes MSQENSRLAGFDNFITHTMEEYEVPGVVVGIVENDSVVYLKGFGARELGKPDLVDPDTRFQIASVTKYITGAAIGTLVDEGKLNWDTPVITYLPDFTLKDSYVGNHSNLRDMLAHRTGLRRDGELLGRIGYSNDEILHRMRYLESDAGFRERYLYSNAGYFIAGEAAAKVDNRSWEDLTDARIIKPLGMTRSGSHPETLYLDDNHYSGHGGAPGDVQIIPLENASLPAAGQVVSTGRDMTQFLRLMLNNGTIDGKQILTPKTVTDIHAASLVAGRSGPLRDPNGAVGLGCDSYYFLGDRIIEKNGALDGVRSIVILIPEKKSGLVVIANKQLTAFPEAVRDEFLERYIGKSGVDLQAQEKASQAGWNSLIKNPDRPFNPEPAKISPSAIAGTYTSDMYGSMLIEEGPNAENMTLGLGPNGYEGNLTHWTNNTWYLSFPNPDDLVGYLTFTATPTGSVEGIVSDEFGSFTRA
- a CDS encoding PKD domain-containing protein, encoding MKFFEIIPKKGGALRVLYRNTIWSLLVFILLSGTVAAEINAAFTGVPMSGSEPLTVSFIDQSSTNATITNYSWNFGDGSNNSSDRNSNHTYVSRGRYNVSLTVTNDIGENNTKVEPAFIHVLPSQYPVVKFTATPENGSISQIISFIDQSELDPSVPAEMYTYIWDFGDGTTDSSNTHNTCHAYTSSGSYSASLQIQDQTGKLYDSSTPVTITISNQSAFSALFAAVPPSGPVPLSVSFIDQSVSPVSIASYAWNFGDGSENSTEQNPVHTYQGAGKYNVSLTIANADGANAITTKSAYIHAQPSRYPSVQFTAVPQSGTPSDVIYFIDQSELDPSVPYEMYTYIWDFGDNSTSNGTNLRNIQHVYSTPGNYTVSLQMQDQVGAKYNSPSSVVITIANGSSSFTPSFTAAPRDGPVPLNVSFTDTSKSPVSITNYVWDFGDGSSLSKEKNPVHTYAVPGVYPVSLTVTDSNRINSTKTEPAYIHALPSRDPVVKFGVSPLNGTAPLLVHFMDKSELDPSTPGEMFVRIWNFGDGSTPYKSKEKMAEHRYSEPGTYSASLQIEDKNRKIYNSTAPATITVTNKTPSMKAQFSAVPLSGPVPLDVSFTDQSVGVNNRTEYRWDFGDKSSLSRDKNPTHTYRNPGTYSVTLSLSGPHGSDIMKKDNYIAVAPPLAHIITATASDHGSITPSGNISVPDGADQSFNITPDSGYTINNVQVDGISIGKASSHTFMKVRSDHTIQADFTRQSQTLAADFMVDKASGSTPITIQFTDKSTGSPDSWYWNFGDGSNSVKQNPVHTYTISGQFPVSLIVRTMDGRYDESKTRYIFAQ